cctgcagatttggataactttgacctgcaaaacatttctcaaacacatatgcatatcttatagagatgaatggctaaaagattaacactagaatctgcaaccacagaaaataggttagtctagtatataataaaaccatccataagatatcaatacttgttaatagaagcaagtcaaatccaagtctagttcggatctcatccggacacaaaacaaagtcaaagtctgtcaaaaatagttaaacaacaacacaatccaacaaacagttaaaaaatgattgaaagtttttgatcaaatcatgcatctctcccccttttgtcatcattaaaaaggatgagatgaagtcttgggaatgcggacaagctggaaatcttccatagatcgaacaatgccttccagccttttaaagtcttccttcattgtacaacctcctcactcttggcattggcacgattcgaatagagagggcttgcatcttatcattcaatgaataggaagaagcttgactttcattcttcaaactttgaacttcgcttcccaaggcataaatcgacctttcatctccaagagaatatccatgattctgcgaaaatctgctccattatcggcccgagtacttgcttcggctcgatctgcgGAAGATGGTAGATCGGCATAATCTTGCAAATTTGGCGATGACATTTCATGACCTTCTTCCGGaaaccgagatgcataaacatcttcagtgcgggcgagcggcgactccttcacttgcatcgggatatgaagacgtcattcctttctcccgatctcccccgtttccatgcctacgaggtggagaagagatttcctcgggttgtccttcttctcttctttcttcttggtctttcttcctctgcttctttctccgcttctctttcttcttcttccttctcctctgcttctttcgtcttttgttccgattctttctgtggaacaggacgacctaaattcttcaaagccattgcagagatggtgatgtcttcgtcatcatcttcatcctcaacgaggagagctcttcttctctttgatgaagcagccatgggctccttcccttttctcttagcggtagaagagagttgatgagatttggcgggagtcttctccttgaatttctccaattccttgctcggttccttcgacgcattttggtcaccattttcagtcctaccaccatatgatcgcatgatcgaacacaaaagatttgcggaggctaaatattcagatgtccgaataactttgtaacaaggcttgggtaagggagttgacctctgtccttcattcttgctctatacatgtgaaacataacagtatgagagagagaaaacttcttaccacagaggatggcatacatcaactttgcctcagagcttgaaacatcagttttggaagttgattttggccgaaggcaattaatcacaatcttgtgaagcaagatgttgaatgcattcatccgtgagtaggtgatcttctcatctgttctcctgtccttcaccggttcaagtgtggccccaaagcaatggaaactttgattggttgatatccgcctctctcaacttctaacacatctgccaaagcatattcatatccacaacatagtcttgttctttaacacttgaagaagaatctattcgcatccaaaaagctaagatttgaatagaaatatgcaagtcAATTCAAGcataagcctcggttgagtcgagcaaaacttttcaagttgaagataaccgaacttttccctcaagttcactttcacaaagatccagaaaatcaaagtccacactcctagggtttattaccccacgctcagcaatttcgagtacgagatccttttgttcctttgatctaaacaaatctcccctttttccttgaatttcagccgcaatacccattttcggttgaaatagcgaatagattgtcatcgtcattcccatctacaggattcggtccccgatccacgaggatcacttgggatatttgcaagggtttcctcggccacccctctacgagcgattcccaaactttccatttttcgcagaaagatatattcgttcctatatcctttgtctctaagaaactcatcaacatagttcaaaggagtacgaattccttttaaggcacgatatagcttgtaaataaaagcgggcttttgaactcttacgggtccgcatcctcgatgatttcttcttgatcttTGATGAAcaccgccttgaggactagatggagaaGACCGACgccgctgagaatgttgtgggctcggttcgatctggagtaacttcatcttgtaagatcgaagtgcgtaggcccctcactcattctctgtggtcccctgcttgcgattcttgaggactttcgcgaagatgacatctttctcagtgtttggaagattccttgcttgactttcccagaaaagatgacaactttttgaagattgagcgaagaagacaaacgggatttgaggatcgatgctttctagggtttttgagagaaaagtgaatagaaaagtgaagagaaatcgacagtgcacaatcggttaaaacgaagagtaaacgaactgtcacaaaggaaataaaaatatgccttttcaaaataactgtctttatccgcaaaaatagttatttcaaaaataacttcccttttgaaaatgaatcgttgcaatatttacgttaattaaatatagcaacaatttaaacacagtctgatgatcgtaccttttcaagataagattggagagagaaagacttacagtctgatggtcgagccaagacagtagataaagtcttgtaagcctgagtatgaaagtctttagactttgatatcctcatacctcaaaatgttgagtctggatcgcatagactcaaattgatttttctccaaaggctttgtgaatatatccgccgttgattctttgagtcaacaaattgaattgaaacatctccattttgaacatggtctctaataaagtgatgtcgaatctctatatgctttgctcttgagtggagaattggatttttggtgaggttgatagcgctggtgttgtcgcaattaatctccgtgcatgagtcttcaatttcaaagtctcttagctgttgttttatccatagaatttgcgaacagcagcttccaagagctatatactatgcttctgttgttgaaagagacacagtgctttgtttccttgaagaccaagacactgtcctgcttccaagcaactggcaagttcctgaagtgctctttctatcaactctgcaaccggccagatctgcgtctaaatatcccagaagattaaagtctcccttcttaggataccaaagaccgatgcttgatgatgaagcgacgtatttaatgatgcgtttcgcagaccgagatgagattctctaggatccgattgaaacctagcacgagatgcaaacactcaacaaaatatcaggtctagaggcgtaagataaagaagtgatccaataatgctcctgtatagcttttgatcaactttcttcccttcttcatctttgtctatctttaaagaacttgacattggaatgtcaacctttttgcatttttctagtccaaaccttttgacaagatcattagcatatttttcttgataaataaaagttccttcctccaattgttttacttgaagaccaagaaagaatgttaattctcccatcatactcatttcaaattcatcccgcatagacttagaaaatttcttgcactgattctcattagaggatccgaaaataatgtcatccacatatatttgaacaagtaagaaacttttgttttccttcttgataaataaagtcgtatctactttacctttgacaaaaccattttgtattaaaaacttactcaatctgtcgtaccaagctcagggtgcttgctttaacccatacaaagcctttttcagtctgaagactaagtctggcttctttgggtcttcaaaccctggtggttgttccacataaacttcatcatggataaatccatttaggaaggcgcttttgacgttcatttggaataacctgaaattcttataacaagcaaacgcaagtaatagtcgaatagcttctaaccttgccaccggagcgtaagtctcatcatagtctattccttcttcttgcgtatataccttggccacgagtcttgctttatttcgtacgacttttccttttttgttcatcttgtttcgaaaacccatttagctccaataacggttttaccttttggtttggatgtcaattcccggacatcatttatgctgaactgtcgagctcttcttgcatagcttcaatccagctttcatcgataaagcttcttctatgctctttggttcaatttcgaaacgagtgcccaaagacactagactcttctcgccttttggatgcggtgcgaattccttcattaatttcgccaattataagatctttgggatgatttggacttatgcttctagttactcgttgatttgtctggttgatgatctctttctttgtttggatcttcacgaacatcttgaagctgatTTTCCAGAgtttgagatgcttcttgagttgtagactttggagggtctggagcaggttcagactcttcttgatgagtcgacttgattcatcctttgttgagtcttgaaatttgacattcattgactcctccacgaccggctcttcttgttatagactctgtaggctttgcttgaagtagaatatccaaggaagataccttcatctgatctttcttcaaacttaccaactcgatcttttgcatttttcaatataaaacatttgcaaccgaatacatgaaagtatgaaacaataggcttcttttctttgaataactcataaggggttttcgaagaatagatcttaagaagactctattgatgatatagcatgctttgttgaaacttgacttcagcccaaaatcgagaagaaattttactttcaattaaaagagttctagccatttcttgaagagatctgttctttctttccacaactccattttctttgaggagtatatggagaggaaaacacatgcttacggccagattcatcacagaattttgtaaaatcttgattttcaaattcacctccatgatctgttcttatactagatataacacatcctttttcattttgaaccattttagcaaatttttcgaaatacgaaaaggtttcagacttacttgcaaggaaatatacccaagtaaaacgagagtaatcatcaacaattactaggcaatacttcttacccccaatactttgagttccggttggtccgaagagatccatatgcagcaactgtagtacatgattagtagagacataattaattggcttaaaagaatttcttacctgctttcccagaatacatggagtgcatgaatcaatcttttggtatggcaatttgggtagtcctcgaactagttgttttgaagaaattttggctaattgcttcatattgacatgaccaagctttttgtgccataagcttgcttcgtcttgaattgagataaggcattgcgattcatttggtttcacatccggaagatagatatttccatgtcttcgacccatgaaagactgagtagagtctttaccgattcgaacatgttccttcttgaaagaagatcttgaaaccaagtatcacacaattgactaatgctttgagaagattgtaattgagtccttccactaaggaaacattacttattgtgagagttccaattttcacggttccaaatcccacaatacttcctttgttgtttcctccaaatgaaacttttccaccatttacttgaacaagctttatgaagcaatttgaatctcctgtcatgtgtcttgagcatccactgtcaagataccactttaccttttctttgacgGACACCTGCAAttgaaagagagtctcaagctttctttggtacccaaattttcttgggtcctttggtgttagtaagataaacgagattagcccatactttcttaacgggtttccataccataggacactctttttcaaagtgatcctgttgcacttagaacatccgagagcatttctacctacgggttttacaaaaactttcttgaagtgatttttgtaaacctcactcgagagtcttttcttaattctttcttttactttaggaaaatcaattaagggaATTGATTctttgtcatacctagaccagacttattgaagtaaggtctttgtctttgaaaaagaattttctcaagtttttcagaccctatagaaaatttctttgatatatttgataagtctgtttttaaaaaagcattttcttttaaaagattatcttcattttctttaagattggaaacagacaagtctagacttttaactctttcgctaaaacattttccttttgttttagagctgagttttctttttcagttcagaaattcttttgagagaagtcttaagactaaagcatagttcatcaatatatttagaaactttaacaggaattttgaaatcacttgcctcaaattcactgtctgagtctgatcttgagtctgatccagagtctgagtctgattgtgccatcagacatagattggcatattcattatcactttcttcacactcgtatcactccgggtttcggctttgagagcttttcgaaatttttcagcttttcctctcttcttcttcgaagagggcggttgggtacgatgtgtccatttttcttgcattcaaagcagactacatctttatttggttcctcatcatcaacagacttggtcgctgtctttgaaagctttgtttctttgagttgaaccttcttccttttctattcagttttctgaatcttcttatcatgagagcaagctcctcatcgtccatatcatcttgaatCGTaacatcggaatcatcatttgattttaatgcaatggatttcttaccttttgaatcttcatcttcattgatcctttccacttcataggatgaagagttccaatcggctcgtcgacgagatagtggcatgattctctgcgtctctcttatcgaagtctttatgtgattccaatcccttgagagtccacgcagtagcttgtttaccttcatgggatcgaagttggttgaccttgattttcaagaccattcacaatatcgtaaaacgactaaacatgtcgatattgattctcctagtttcattcgaaggctttgtattgaccgagaagaatgttgattcttgtttccttcactcaatctgttccttcataggtgatatgcaatctgtcccaaacttctttgctgtaccacaagaagatattctattatattcgagttggtgataaagcacaatataaggagtaaattgcttttgcatcgagtgtctgtctcttgattatttcttccgagacattccgctggtttcttcagtttcttttcctctttcgaggcgatgcggtggtaggagtaattcctttttctacaacgtcccattccgagaggatcctttgatcgtaggaaagctttcatcttgttcttccagatgttgtgatcctttccatcaaagtaaggtggtatggtattgctttgcccttccatcagccccggtgctagcatactagccatggatctttaactcaagtaaaacacttcaaacaaagtgagtacacgggctCGATActaattgatattgctagtatgagtacctagagggggtgaataggtgcctaaacaatttatcgatatacggaagcgattcttaacatatgatagaaagtaaattctctcttaattaacaaaatgaaatacgattgaggtagagagagtgaggaagagaaaattgaacacaggatttatagtggttcggcttattccaagcctacgtccactcttccgcactgacagcccaccggctggatttcactatgatcaaaagaggagttacagacagctttgccttgattccacaaagtgtagatgttttaccacacctcctcaaggtctctcacaaatatagactctctcttttgtatacaagtattcgctcaaaagatttatctaaacaaaataggagcttcagactttggaattcttctatcgcgcactcctcgaacaactaagaacgtcttccttatatactcctttatgccatcatacccgttggcacttaccaaaggaattcctccaatctacccgttggacggaatcaattaggaagattgttcgagctattaaaggaacgtgttgacagcccatcaatcatgttcgcccatacaatcgggatctcggtttccataagtagaaccttccaataatatttagataatcatcgaatcttgagtcattgaatcaatcttgatcaatcaaaggattcttatacgtcttctccaaccacgagatcttctccagatgataaggttaaatctgaacaaaacatccagttacggataacctttcttcaacggattagagactgtcaatgaggatagactttgagtcttgagtctcggctgtccggaagtcttcgagactttaaccaacgagtccgcgaccttcggactaggcgatgaaaatgttttgtcaacttcaaaacacttcacgaagatttctccaacaatctccccatttttgatggtgacaaaaccttccgcctgcagatttggataactttgacatTGGATtgcgcaaaacatttctcaaacacatatgcatatcttatagagatgaatggctaaaagattaacactagaatgtTGCAACCACAGATTGAGAATTAACTTTAATGGAGTAGATCCCTACATACCCTTGAACCGATAGCCCTATTATAATTTCACTTTAGtcatttcttatattatattgggggcatatttttatttttttcttatgaattATTGTCAGCGTCCGTTTTAAACATCTAGCAATCTTGGGCCGAATAGTGGGACTGAATTTGGactctcaatttcaaattttgcattttcttttctgtaCCTGGGCCAGATTTTGAACCTATAAAGGCACATGAATTTGGATTGTGAATGTGCTGGAGTCAATCTTTACATCTCACTCCTGACAAAGGATCTACGTTTCGTGTATGTAAAGGCGATGATCGCAGGAGGCAGCGATGCCCCGACGGTAACCGTGATATGGGCAATCTCGCCGATGCTGAACAACCTTCCCATCCTGAAGAAAGCTCAGGAAGAGCTCGACGTTCGGATCGGCAAGCAGAGGCATGTGGAAGAAGCGGACATCGCCGGCCTAACCTATCTCCAGGCCGTAGTGAAGGAGACCCTCCGTTTACAGCCAACGATCCTGCTCTCTCCGCCACACCTGTTTAGTGAGGACTGCACCATCGGCGGGTATCACGTGCGCAGGGGCACACAGCTGATCGTGAATGTCTCAAAAATCCACACCGACCCCAGGACATGGCCAGACCCACAGGAGTTCAGGCCCGAGAAATTCTTGAGCAACCACAAGGACGTCGGTGTGCTGGACTCGAACTTCGCACTCCTGCCATTTGGGGGTGGCAGGGGAATCTATCCCGAAACGTCTTTTGGACTCCACACGGTGCATTTCCTACTAGCTAGGTTCTTAATGCATTTAAGATATTGACCGCAGACGACTCGGCGGTAGATATGTCCGAGAGTTTTGGACTACCGACTACAAAGGCGACCCCACTTGAAGTTATGGTCAGGCTGAGATTACCAGACGAGCTCTACACAAACAaagatatttgaaaattttacagCTAAAGTGAGTGTGTACATACCCTATTCATGCCCTGGCTATAAAATGACATAATTACAATGATCTACACGCTTCGGATTGCAGTTGCTGATGTCAAATGTCATTTACTATCGTTCACCACTTGCATGTGACCTGTTATGTATGGACTCATTCATGCTTTCCTAACCAATGCAGCAATTCTACAGGTTTAGTCGTTGTCGACGAGATCTGACCattcaatttcatatggccatagcATCAGTATCAACCACTGGATGATTGCAATGTATCCCTTCCCCCTCTGCTCCATTGGCCCTACTCACCTCACCATCCACTGATGTACCTCTCTCCTTACACATATGAGCGCGTGCACCGGCGTACATACATATTGAAAGAGTACAAATGGTTGAAAAATCAATCTTCAAGAACGAGGTCGGGGGTACATTACTAGTTTTGGATACCCGCGTATAAAGATTTGAGTAGACTCGTTAAACGAGTGAGTCAAGTTGAGTTATAAATGATTTTACTCAAATAAATCTAACTcgttttgatcaattttcacgCAATGCAAATTTAATAACTCATTCAGCCAAACTAGTTccatatttaactcaatttgcaaaaacttaTAGCCAAACTGAAGTGAGAGTACAAAGTGAGTGAGCGAGTGAGCGAGAGActaaagaaaatcataaaaatgggTTAGATCTAAGTAAATTATAAatccatttatattttaaactCATATTATGTTTAAACCAATTTATAACCTATTTACTCAATATAATTAACCCGTTTAACGTCTCTATGGGTTAAAAAATGGGTCCATAACCCATATTGACAGGTCTAAATTTGAGACATCAAGCTTGACTACATCTAGCATCAAGCCGTTTGTGGATGTTTGGCTGAGAAGTGTGtgggtatgtgagagagagggattgTGACAAATAGGGTGAAATCGAATTAAAGCTACTCCTGAGTACCATGCTCAACTCGATGACTACTCAAGATTGACTCACCTAAGTTGGAGTCAAGCTAGAGTTCAAGCCATTTGAGTATCTTGTCTAGTCAAGCTCGATCCTCTAAATAAGCTCACGAGCCTAATTTCAGTTTGCATTATTTTTTCCTAAGACATTGAAGACTTATAAATATAGACACAACATACTTAAAATTACATAATGTTCGAGCTTATTCAGCTCGAGTCAAGCTTCATTTGTAATTCAAACATAATAGATCAAGTCAAGCTATCAATTTTCTGATCAAGTCGAGCTCAAGCAAGAAAGGTAATACACAATCAAGTTC
The window above is part of the Eucalyptus grandis isolate ANBG69807.140 chromosome 6, ASM1654582v1, whole genome shotgun sequence genome. Proteins encoded here:
- the LOC104451636 gene encoding cytochrome P450 82A2 — encoded protein: MNLDCECAGVNLYISLLTKDLRFVYVKAMIAGGSDAPTVTVIWAISPMLNNLPILKKAQEELDVRIGKQRHVEEADIAGLTYLQAVVKETLRLQPTILLSPPHLFSEDCTIGGYHVRRGTQLIVNVSKIHTDPRTWPDPQEFRPEKFLSNHKDVGVLDSNFALLPFGGGRGIYPETSFGLHTVHFLLARFLMHLRY